The Rhizobium sp. NLR16a genomic sequence GGCGAGGATCGTGCAGTAAAAGCCGCAAAAAGACGGAATAACGCCAAGCGACAACAGGCTCGGCAAAGCGTTTGCTGATGGGATTTGTGCACCGCTCCAGAAATAGGGCACGGCGAGCATGACCAGTCCATACGCCAGGAACAACCACAAATTTTCCAAGGAAGAGCGGAGTTTGAAGAATTTCCATGCGAAGATGAAGCTGGCATAACCCAGGCCGGCAATGAGGGCGAGAGTGACGCCCATCAAGCTCCCCGTTTCCAGCCCGTCGCCAGAGATCAGGAAGAAACCGCCGAGAACGACCATAACCATGGCAAACGCCTTCCCCATCGTTACTCTTTCCTTCAGGATGATGATGTCGAGCGCGATTGCGCCAAGCCCACCGGCAAAAACTAGGATGGCGACAAGCGGGATCGGCGCATAAGCGAAGGCGCTGGTTTCAAAATGATAAAGCGTAAAGATGCCAAGTGCGGAGCAAACCGCAATTTTCCACGACCCCGCGAAAGCGGCAGTTAATCGGGCCAGCCCCCCAGCTTTCCAGAGAACGATGATCGAAATCAGCGAAAGCGCGATACCGCAACGCCAGAACGCGACGGCCGTGTGATCGAGACCTTCATTGAAGGCGAAGCGGGACAGTACACCGACGGTTCCATTTGAAAGAGCCGCAAAAAGGGCGAAAGCAGCGCCGGCAACTGGCGAAGGACAAGTACTTTTCACGGCTGTAACATCTTTCTTTTCACATGCAAGTGGCACGCCTCACCGAAGGCGCGGAAGATTTCACCGCTGAGCGGATCCTCGACGTGAAACCATTCAGGATGCCATTGCACAGCTGCGGCAAATGTCGTTGCTTCCTTTACCGATACGGCTTCGATGACGCCGTCCACGCACCGCGCATCGACAGCAAGACCATCCGCCAATTGTGCAATGCCCTGCTCGTGCAGTGTGTTGACTGAAACAGAATTTGTCTTCAGGCGGCGAATGCACTCCGCGATATGGCCGTTACCTTCAGCGACAATTGCATGTGAGGGAGCGTATTGAAGATCACGCGAGAGAGACAGATCTTCAACATGCACACCTCGGCCTTCACCTTCCGAGATATTGGTTGAAAGGGTGCCTCCAAGTGCAACATTGAGTTCCTGCAGCCCACGGCAGATTCCGAACAAGGGGACGCCCAGCGACAAAGCAATCTCGATCGCAGCGATGCTCGTCCTGTCGCGATCAAGATCGAGCGTGCTGGCGCAAGCCATCGGACCCCCGTATCGTGAAGGTGATACATTTGACGCCGCGCCGGTCAGGAGCAATCCATTGAAGGCCAACAGGCAGGTCCGCAACTCTTTGTCGGCAAGTCCCCCTGGGATCAGGACTGGCACGACGCCAGCGGTGAGGTGCAACGCTTCGAGATAACGGGCGCGCACCACATCATAATCAACGCCGTCGACCGTCTGGCGATCGCAAACGACACCAACGATTGCCGGGCTGTCTTCTGCCATAGCGGCCACTATGTCAGGCCTCTTCAAGGGCTTGACCGATATCAGCAAGGATATCGTCGACATGTTCAAGCCCGACGGAAATCCGAATCGTTCCGTCGCGCACGCCGGAAGCCAGGCGCGCTGCTTGCGGCACTGACGCATGCGTCGTGGAGGCCGGATGCGTGGCGAGTGTCCTCGCATCGCCGATGTTTGCAACATGGTAGACGAGTTGTAGGCGCTCGATAAACCGGCGGCCGGCATCGATACCGCCGGCGATCTCGAAAACGATCATCGGGCCGCCATGGTCGCCCATGTTTTGCTCGGCGCGACGTCGTTCCAGCGTTCCGCCAAGACTCGGATAGGTCACGTCGAGGACGTTCCGATGCTCCTTGAGATATTCAGCGACGCGGCGGGCATTGGAGCAATGTCGCGGCATCCGCAATGGCAGCGTCTCCAGGCCCTGGATGCAGAGAAACGATGCGAATGGTGATGGACAGGGGCCAAAGTCACGCATGAGCGTATTGCGCATCTTGAGCAGGAAAGGGCTGGCTCCATAGGGACCGGGCAGATCACGCGCAGCTTCGAGCCAACGGATATTGCCATGGGAGACATCAGGGCGGGTCATCAACGGAAATCGTTCGGAACAGGCCTCCCAATCAAAGGTGCCGCCATCCACGACGACCCCACCAATCGTGGTGCCGTGGCCGCAGATGTATTTTGACGTGGAGTGCAAGGTCACATGCGCGCCGAGCTCAAGCGGGCGTGTGATGAGAGGGGTCATGGTGTTGTCGATGATGAGCAGAATGCCCATTTCATGTGCAATCGCGCCGACCTCCACGATCGGGAAAGGTGTGAGTTTCGGATTGGGCAATGCTTCGGCAAACCAACAACGCGTACGTTCGTCTGAGGCTTCGCGGAAACGTGTAGGATCGCCCGGATCGACGAAACGCGTTTCGATCCCGAGCCTTTGAAAGGTACTAGAAAGCAGATTGATTGTCCCGCCATATAGATGAGCGGAACTCACAATGTTGTCGCCCGCCACCGCAATATTCAAAATGGCGAGCATAATCGCGGCCTGGCCCGACGACGTCGCCAAAGCCGCGACGCCGCCCTCCAGAGAAGCAATGCGTTGCTCGAGTATATCCGTCGTCGGATTCATCAACCGCGAATAGGTGCGTCCCTCTCTTCGCAGATCAAATACGTCTGATGCGTGATCAATAGATTCAAAAGCATAGGCATTCGAGAGGTAGATCGGCACAGTCGTCGCGAGTGTTGTCTGATCGTAACGATAGCTACCGTGAAGCACCGCCGTCTCAACGTGCAGCGCCGGCGCCGGAACGGGTTGTGTTGTGGCGATATTTCTCTGGGTTTTGGTCGGCATTGGTTGTCTCCGGAAATCTGTTCTTCTCGAGAATTGGCGTTTAGGCCAGCGCGCTTTCGATAAAGCGCTTCCGATTCTGGTCCCTGATCAGCATCAGAATGGAAGGTTCACCATTTGGGCCAGACTGAAATATCCCGCCTGTCTCGGAGCAGTGCGCCGCATATTCGAGATCGCTCATGCGGATGGCGTGCGCCTCAGGTAGACGCCAGAATGGGGTGGTCGGATCGAGGTGATGATCGAGATGATAGTTGTCGTTGTTGATCCCCGTCAGCCACTTCTCGATGTTCCGGCTTTGACGGTTTCGCGCCATATGAAGGTTGACGTGCTGGTTGTCGATGGAGCTGCAGTGCTCAGACATCTCGATGAACCATCCGATGATATGGAATGAGGTGACGTAGGGAACGACCCAGAGCAGGAGGAATTCCAGGAAATAGCTGGAGGCCAGACCCGCCGCGGCAATAGACGCCCAGAATGCATAGAAGCCCCAGCGATCGAATTCACAGCGCCACCCTTCTCCACGCTGAACTCGCGTAGCGCTCTCCTTGCCGGAAAGGGAAGCGACAATCACCTGGTATCTGTTACGTACCAGATACCTGAAATAAGCGTAGGTCTTCGATCCGAGTAACGGAAGAACAATGATCTTCCAGATAAAGGAACGATCCGTCCGCGGCGTGAATACGCCTTCCTTTATAAAGAACTCTAGGTCGGGATCGGCGTCGGCTCTGCCAAGGAAGGGGTGATGACTATGGACATGAGACTCCTTGTAGGCAAAGTGGCGCTGAAAGATCGGCCAGGCGGTTGGCCACGTGCCGAGCAGGAAGTTCAGCAAGCGATTCTTTGTCAGAACGCCATGCGCGGAATCGTGCAAAATGGTGGAAATGCCCCTTTGATGCGCGCCGATCATGATTACCGCGAGAGGATAAAACCACCAGCTTACATCAACCACCAGCCACACAAGGGTAGCGATCACCGCATAGTCCTTAACGATGTAAAATGGGCCATGCCAATTGTCAGTCGCAAGAGCCTTGATGTCACCGGTGATAGATCGATCGAAGTGATGGTGCGTATAGCGATCAGGCGCTTCGATACCTTTATAGAGAGGTTGAGCATGACTGTTCATGAAAATACCTTTTGCTCGATATTGAAGCGCCATTCCGTCGCATAGGCTGATAACGTGACATCGCCCTCTGCAGCATCCCACGGACGGAAAGCGGAAACTCGGCGCGACGTCTCGCATGGGCGAGCGAACCGTAAGCCGACTGTCGAAGCTCTGCGGAGCGCGGCCGTGCGCTGGGCACATTTGAAGGCCGGCGTACTCGTAGTGTGGACCGAAGAGTTCTTGCATTGTCACGAGAAGCCAATCTTCAGAGTTTCGTTCAATCTTTCCGATTAAGATCCGGAGGATGTCCCCTTCGTTGGTCTCGTCGGCACAAGTCATCATTGGCGCCTGTATGTACTGAGTAGGTTCAGGTCCCGTGGAGGCTGGATGGAGCGTTCATGGAGGCAGCGTAAACTTAACGCAGTGAAAACAAGAGTAACCCCCCCCCGATTGCTACCGCCGGGACCGCACCAACGCGCGCCGCAATCGACTTGGGCCGAGCCCTAGCTCAATCTGTATCTCAGAATCTCGCGGACACGCCGCATCTTTAGTCTCTCCGCTGGCATGCCGTTCCTTCCTTTCAAAGGACGAACGTCTCAATCAGCAGGACACCCGGATAAACACCCCAATCCGGGGACGGCATCATCTCGGAACAAGGGGGCGGTTAATTCTCGGGATTGGGGGACCGCGCTTGAAGCTCTTTCAAAATCGAGTACTGAATCTTGCCCAAGGCTGTTCGGGGCAATTCCCTCGTGAAAATGAACTCCCGCGGGACCTTGAAGCGAGCGACCTGCGACTGCACATGCGCGGCCAATGCTTCCGCTTCGATCCGTGCCCCCACGCGCCTGACCACGTAGGCGACCGGCACCTCGCCCCAGTGCGAATCATGCCGACCGACAACGGCGCATTCCTTGACATCAGGGTGCTCCCCGAGCACACGCTCGACTTCGGCTGGATAGATGTTTTCTCCGCCGGAAATAATGAGGTTCTTTTTGCGATCGCGAACCCAATAGTGACCGCTGGCATCCCGGTACCCGATGTCACCAGTGCGATACCAGCCGTCACACAGTGCCTCGCGGGTCGCTTGATGATCGCCCCAGTATTCACAGAAGACATTCGGGCCGCGCACTGCGATTTCGCCTGGGGCACCCGCCGGCAACTCCTTGCCGGCGTCATCAATGATCATCGCCTCACAGCATAGACCCGGCAGGCCAATAGACCCGCAGCGTGAGAGATCACCCCCAAGCCTCGTGTAGATGGCGATGGGGCAGGTTTCTGTGGAGCCATACACTTGAAGGACCGGTACCCCTCGCGCGGTAACGCGCTCGATCAGGGCCTGGGACACAATCGTTGAGCCCGTTGAAACGGCCTTCAAGGAGTACAGGTCTGCCGTCCACCACGCGTCGTGGTCAGTCAATGTTTGGATGGCCGTCGGAACCAATGCCGTTAGTGTTGGCCGATCGCGCTCAAATGCAGTAAGTGTCGCACCTGCCGCAAATCGGGAATGGATAGTGACCGTCGCACCATGTTGCAAAGCCGGAGTGGTCTGAATGTTGAGCCCACCCACGTGAAAGAACGGTAGTACCGACAACACATGATCTTCCGACGTCAGAGCATGCATGTGCTGGCTCATCACCCCGTTCCAGAGCAAAGCTTCTTGTCGGAGGACCGCGCCTTTGGGCCGCCCGGTAGTGCCAGAAGTGTAGACGATCAGAAGCGGGCAGCTCAAGTCGGCATGTGAGTTACCGCCATCACCGCGGCCTTGGGCCAACAGGTTACCCCATGTGCTCCCGCGAGGGGGCGTGAAGTCCAAACCGACGACTGAGGTGTCGGGCAGTGTGTGTGCCAGATGCGGCAGAAGGCTGTTGAACTCCTGCTCGACAACCAATACCCTTGCTCCGGCATTGGACAAGATGAAGAGCTGCTCAGCCGGCGCGAGCCGCCAGTTCAAAGGCAGCATAATTGCGCCAAGACGCGCACAGGCATAGAGAAGAATTAGATACTCGGGCCGGTTCAGGCTGAGGATGGCGACTCGATCGCCTTTAGTGACTCTCAGCTCTTTGTTCAGGGCACGGGCGGCTTGCTCGATAGATCCCCGCAACGCGGCGTAGCTTAGCGTCTCACCCTCGAAATGAATTGCGGCCTTGTTTGGAGCAACCGCCGCATTGCGGTCAATCAGTGTGCAGAGATCCATTGTAATCGTCAGCGCATATTTTTCGATCTGAAGGAAGGCCGAGAGGGGGAGCCGCACTACATCCTAAAGATGCCATAATGTGGCGTCTCAGTGGGAGCATTGAGCGAGGCGCTCAAGGCGATTGCCAGCGCGTTTCTGGTGTCGACAGGATCAAGAATCCCGTCGTCCCAGATTTCAGACGTTGCATAGTAAGCGCTTGATCGCTCCCTATACTCTTCCAAAATCGACTGTCTCGTGACTTCGTACTCCTCCGCCGATAAGCGCCTACCATCGGCCGCCATTTGCTTTGCCTTCACATCCGTAAGCACTCGCGTCGCTTGATCGGCACCCATGGCTGAAATCTGAGCCTGCGGCCAGGTGAACAGAAAACGCGGATCGAAAGCGCGCCCTGCCATGGCGAATGTTCCCCCACCGTGAGAATGATTACAAATGACCGTGAATTTGGGCACCGCCGCTCCAGACACGGCCATGAGTAGCTTGGCGGCATTTTTGGTGATGCCACGCCGCTCATATTCGCTGCCCACCATGAAGCCGGTGATGTTCTGCAAGAAGAACAGCGGCGTCCGATTCATGTCGCACAACTGGATGAAGTGAGCGCCCTTCAACGCACTGTCATCGAATAGCACGCCGTTATTCGCCAGAACACCGATTTGGTATCCATGAAGGCGCGCGAACCCGCATACCAGAGTTCGCCCGTAGAGCGGTTGGTATTCATGGAACCTGCTGCCATCGACCAAGCGCGCGAGAATCTCCCGCATATCAAAGTGCACTCGAGGATCTCTTGGAATTATACCGTATAGCTCAGATGCATCATAAGCGGGCGGCTCGGGAGCGACTCGATCGATGGAGATTTTTTCAGGACGATTGATACGACCGACTAAGTCGCGGGCAATCGCAATCGCGTGCATCTCTGAATGCGCGATATAGTCGGCCGTTCCCGATACCGTGGTTTGCATGTCAGCACCGCCGAGCTCGTCGACAGACACGTGCTGGCCAGTCGCAACTTTTACAACCGATGGACCGCCGAGAAATATCGCTCCGCTTCCCTGGACGATAATGTTGTACTCGCTAAGCGCAGGAACGAAAGCTCCTCCCGCGATGCAATGTCCCATCACGAGGGCGACCTGCGGCACGCCCATCTTCGAGAGAATGGATTGGTTGCGGAAGATTCTGCCCGCGTGGTGGCGATCCGCGAAGAGTTCCGCCTGCAGAGGAAGAAATCCACCGCCACAGTCGCAAAGATGAACGACGGGCAGACGGTTCTCGATTGCTATATCCAGGGATCGGACGATCTTTTTGACTGACAGCGGATACCATGCTCCACCCTTGACGCTCGGGTCATCTGCGTGAACGATCACCTCGCGTCCCGCAACGATGCCGATGCCGACGACTTGCGCTGCGCTGGGCACACCCCCGTTGTAAGCCTCGTTCGCGGCCAGTGTCGAAAGTTCGAGGAAAGGCGTTTCTGGATCAAGCAAAGCCTCCACCCGGTCGCGAACAAAATGCTTGTTTTGTCGCCGCAGGCGCTCGCGGTCGCGCTCGGGACGGTCGAAGCGGACCGCACGCTGGCGCTCGTTTAATTCGGCCGCAAGTCTTCTGTTGTGGAGCTCGTTGAGGTGAAATTCTTGCGAGTTCACGTCGACAAGAGAAGCGATGCGCTGCATCTTAATGCCCTTCCTCTTTGATCGTAACTAGTACCGCGCCATGCTTGAAGCTCTGGCCTTCGCTAAAATGAATTCGGTCGACCACCCCGTCCTGTGGCGCGCGTATGACGCTTTCCAGCTTCATGCTCTCGATCACCATCAGCGCGGAGCCTGCGGAAATTTGGTCGCCGGGCAAAACCGACGTTTTAACCACCACGCCTGGCATCGGCGCGCGCGCCACAAGAAGACCTGCATCCTTTTTCACGAGCGAATGGGCTAACAATGGGTCTCGGTAGCGCAGAACGCGCGTCCTGCCGCGAATATGCAGGTGAATAGTGTCGCCATCGATCGCAAACCTTACCGGCTCGTTTGAGTCGGCAATGGTAAGAATGCCGCTACCGTCGCCTTGATGGGTGAAGTCGAGCGGTACGAGTATTTCGCCCCCCAAATGCAGGCGATACCCCTGCTGACAACGTGAAAGCCACAACTGATAATCTACACCTTCAAGCTCAAAAACGTGGTTCACGCGTTTCTCCAGCCGCCGAGCGAGGCGTGAAGCTCAGGTACGGCATCTGCCGAATCGCACACTGGCCTCGTCAGTAGAGCGGCGGCGGCTAGGAAGGTCGACAAGTCGGACGGGGAGTCGCCAGCGGCCAACTGCGGATTTTCGTCAAGATATCCAGTATGGAGCTGTCCGCTTAAAAATTGCTCGTCGGCAAGGACGCGCGCTAGAAAGCTCGCGTTTGTTTCGCAGCCGAGGAGCACCAGCTCCCGCATCACGCGTTCGACCTTCAGCGCAGCTTCATTACGCGTGTCCGCATGTACGATCACCTTCGCCAACAAGGAATCAAAGGCTGTCGTTATCTGCTGACCCTGCGAGATGCCAGTGTCGATCCGTAGGCCTGGACCGCCGGGATACTCGAGCACCAGTACCTTCCCCGTCGTAGGAGAAAAGCCGCGTTCAGGAGCTTCAGCACACATCCTCGCTTCGATCGCGTGTCCTTTCGACACGATATCTGACTGTGAAAATCTAAGCTCATGGCCCCCGGCGAGATAGAGCTGTTCGGCAACAATATCGATGCCAGTGATCATTTCGGTGACGGGATGTTCCACCTGCAGGCGCGTATTCATCTCGAGGAAATAGAAATCTCCTCCATCCACGATGAATTCCACAGTTCCTGCATTTCGATAGTTGGCGGCTCGAGCGATGCGAACGGCAGCTTCGCAGATTCTCTGGCGCAACCGCGGGGAAATCGTTGACGCGGGCGCCTCCTCAATGACCTTCTGAAATCTGCGCTGAACCGAGCATTCCCGCTCGAACAAATGAACGACGCTTCCGAAGGAGTCGCCGAGCACCTGCACTTCGATATGCCGTAACTTTTCGATATATCGTTCGATGTAGAGCCGGCCATCCCCGAAGTAGCGCTGCGCCTCACTGCGTGCCTCCGCAATGGCGTCTTCCAAGGTGTCGAGGTCGCGGGCGATCCGCATGCCCTTGCCGCCGCCGCCGGCTGATGCTTTTACCAGCAAAGGCGCTCCAATGGATCGCGCCCTCATAATGAACGAGGCAGGGTCATCTTCTTCGATCGCTGAATGCACGACCGGAATCCCGTTCCGCTGAGCGAAGTTGCGGGCCCGAATCTTGTCACCCATCAATTGGATGCTCTCAGGAGTAGGCCCGACGAAAGTGAACCCAGACTCGACCACTGCCCTTGCGAAGTCCGCATTCTCTGCAAGGAACCCATAGCCTGGGTGAATCGCCCCGGCGTTCGCCTCGCGGGCGGCAGCGATGATTTGTGCGGTATCAAGATAGGCTGCGACCGGCGTGCGACCGCTCACAGCAATCGCCGTGTCGGCCATTGAGACGGCCGGCGCTCCCGCATCGAGAGCGTGGTAGACAATTGCGGAGCGCAATTCAAGCTCGCGCAGGGTCTTGATGACGCGTACGGCAATCTCGCCTCTATTGGCGATCAGAACGGTATCAAAGGGTAATTTTCGCATTCGCCTATTTGCCTACCTTAGGGCTGAGATCAGATTTGCAGGCCCTTTGTAGTGCTCTCCATCTCCGTATAAGGGCCTGCATCGCCCATGGATCGGGTTCGCAAATGATCCCGCGTTGTCACAATCTCTTTGTGGTCGATGTTTTGATGGCAGGTAGCCTCATCCGCAAACCGAAGCCGGGCCAGCGCATCGCTGAGTAGCAGCAATTCCTCAATAGCGTAAGCAACGAGCCCACTTGGGCGCGACAACTGCGGTTCGTGCAACGCCCTCCCTGTGGGTAGACGGCAGAGACGGTGCGCGCCTGTTCCATGAGGTCATTTCGAATGCGTATTTCACTTGGCCTGTTGGCATGAGCCTTCTATTTGCTCGGCGGGCACCCGAGACACCGAGCCGAGATCCTGTTCCCTAAGATGCTGCCCCGGTACACGGCCGTAACTGTCGAGACGCAGGATAGCATCGTAGGCAACGTCGACCTTCGCAGGTTGTGGTTCAGTAGTACAATTTGGGACAACCGCACGCCCTTAGGCCGCTTTGTTGCAACACCGCAGTTGCTAGTTTTTCCTCTGTGGATGTCCTTGACCACTGTATCCGGCAAACGCCGTGGTTAGCTGCTAGAGCGCTCCCCCGCTGCGGGGCTTAGTCAAGCCTGTTTGTCCGTGCCGGCGTCATGGTCCTTTTCTGGGTCAGCCTCATGAGGGGCTGAGATGAAATCGCTGACTCTCAGTTATCAAGAACCACCGCTTTCCACCGCAGATCATCGCCCGTGCGATCTGACTGTACTTCCGGTTCCCCTTGAGCCTGCGGCTGGTCGAGAAAATGCTGCTGGAGCGCGACATTGTCGTGCCTTACGAAACGATACGGCAATGGAGCCGCAATTCCGGACGGCTCTACGCGTTCAATCAGCTTAGATCCATAAGGACGGACTGAATGGCCAAGGCGGTGTACTGGGAGGCCTCCAGTGGCAGATCTCCAAACGCAAGTTGACAAAGAAGGTAGTTGGCGCCCGCCTCTTCCAACTGCTCGAGGAGAGCCCGGCGCACAAGAGCTGCCGTTCCTACTACGCACAACTCGCTCTCGATTGCGGCATCTAAGGTCAGCGGCAAGTTTGGCGGAACGGCGATCGAGTTGAGATCGTACAGGAATTTGAAGTTCTTGATCCATCGGCCGTAGGCAGGTGCCGCGAGTGAATGGGCATGCGCGGCAGAACGTCCGACCACTACCATTCGGAGCAATCCGAGAAAAGGCACTGGGTCGTCCGCACCAGTGTTGTGCACTCGCTCGGAACGGAAGGCATCAGTAATTTTGCGAACAACAGACGCGGGTCCTTGGCACGCGATGCTTGCGCCGTTCGCAGCGGCCCAAGCAGCAGACTCGGGCCGGTTGGTGGCGATCCATGTAGGCGGATGTGGACGCTGATGAGGCCGCAGCGTCAAAGGGACATTGTTCAGCTCAAAATGGTAGCCTCGGTAGGATAGTGTGCCCCCCTTCATTGCCTTCATGAGGATTTCGCAGGCTTCGAAGTAGCGCTCCGGCACCGCGTCTGCACCAATCCCGAAGTAACTCAATTCGATCGGGAGAGAGCCGCGCCCTATGCCAAGCTCGAGCCTACCACCGCTCAACTGGTCCAGCGTACAGATCTCTTCAAACGCGCGTAGCGGATGACAAAGGCTGAGCAACATGACCAAGGGGCCGACACGAAGCTGCCGAGTGCGCTGTGCGACGCTCGACAAGAACAAATTCGACGATGCGCCTCTCCCGTGCGGGGTACAATGGTGCTCCGCGAGGTGATATGCATAAAAACCGAGCCGATCGCACGTCTCGGCTAACGTCAGGCGGTCTGAGTACTGTTGTGCGATGTCGCGACCGTCGTCGTCTAAGTGATCAAAGATGCCGATGGTTAGCTTTGAAGGGAAGGTATGTCTCATTCGGTCATCTCCAACTTTCATTAACGAGCTCAATGGCGTTGATCCAACTGATCTGAGACCTGGCTTTTTTACTGGGCGGACATGATCTTAATTTGCCTGGGCTTTGCGCTGGCCACGCCAGATCAGGCGTTTGGAAGTTGCGCACACGTGTCCTTGCGCTTCCGGCTGTTGCTGAGAAGTTTATCCGTCCCCTACGAAGGCCACCTAGAACGTCGGCGTTGGCCACCCTAGCAGATCGCGTGGAAGGCTCCTTCCGCCAACAGGCACACACGGCCAAAAGCTGAACCGGGCTATGGGACTGTACTTTCGGTGGGTGGCCCGCCCGAGCTGTGTGGATGTCCCCTTCGTTGGTCTCGTCGGCACAAGCCATCATTGGCGTCTCCTCGTTGGCGTCTGTATGTACTGAGTAGGTTCAGGTCCCGTGGAGGCTGGATGGAGCGTTCATGGATGCACGGTCTGGAGGGCCGCCCGCATCTCGGAATAGACGATGGTTGCCCGTCGGCCTACGAGATGGCTCCGAGCAAAGGTTTACATGCGAATCAGCTCTGCTTTGATGGGACAGCGCTGCCGGTATATTGTCACGTTAACTGGGCTTCGGTTGTCTGCCTGACGGGTTG encodes the following:
- a CDS encoding LLM class flavin-dependent oxidoreductase; the protein is MRHTFPSKLTIGIFDHLDDDGRDIAQQYSDRLTLAETCDRLGFYAYHLAEHHCTPHGRGASSNLFLSSVAQRTRQLRVGPLVMLLSLCHPLRAFEEICTLDQLSGGRLELGIGRGSLPIELSYFGIGADAVPERYFEACEILMKAMKGGTLSYRGYHFELNNVPLTLRPHQRPHPPTWIATNRPESAAWAAANGASIACQGPASVVRKITDAFRSERVHNTGADDPVPFLGLLRMVVVGRSAAHAHSLAAPAYGRWIKNFKFLYDLNSIAVPPNLPLTLDAAIESELCVVGTAALVRRALLEQLEEAGANYLLCQLAFGDLPLEASQYTALAIQSVLMDLS